A genomic region of Streptomyces sp. NBC_00247 contains the following coding sequences:
- a CDS encoding VgrG-related protein: MVRAAFSNVVDVKINGAKIPSDLTSALVDSHVDQGMGVPAAFRLTFRDPYRKILGKLGVTFGSSVVITPVADGKGAGDPLLTGEVTGLEVDYDGTGTFAVVRGYDLGHRLLRRRRVTAFRSQTASDIARKLAAQDGVPIGTIQSTKTVYEFISQSNVTDWDFLARLADENEMVMSIDAKGTFQFVRPKPSSGAPSPSTDGDKSPFVLQAGHDILRLRAAVTAADQVGKVQARGWDVTTKKELTALSPAVSNPGITIGTTPGVAAAKFGPAPLVDTATPYDKQAEVKFAAEALADDITSSFAEVEVVARGNPKLRPGVPVALADVGKPFEGKYTVTSVRHVFGDGKHYETWVTVSGRQWRSLYGLTSGGSETAPRLPSVANALVTDVNDPLKQGRVKLRFPWLDDTYVSDWTRTVQMGGLAGGGIFPLDVNDEVLVGFDRGALDHPFVIGGLYNGKDVPTPVRDVPLHDASRKTAARHTVSDRDGNRMDLLSQKTGTRKQGVRLASGDQQLIIQLDRTNTEIIVDSKGSVTIKGSRSVSVEAGTDLTLSARRALTIKSGGPLSISGSGAVNVRAAGELGLNAVGALSMNAVGAAMLTGGGTVQITSAVNTTIKAPTTLVTSPAFLANGIPVI, encoded by the coding sequence ATGGTGCGGGCCGCGTTCTCCAACGTCGTCGACGTCAAGATCAATGGCGCCAAGATTCCGTCCGACCTCACCAGTGCCCTCGTCGACAGCCACGTGGACCAGGGGATGGGTGTTCCGGCGGCGTTCCGCCTCACCTTCCGCGACCCCTACCGGAAGATCCTCGGCAAGCTCGGGGTCACCTTCGGCAGCAGCGTGGTCATCACGCCGGTGGCCGACGGGAAGGGCGCCGGAGACCCGCTGCTGACCGGTGAGGTCACCGGCCTGGAGGTCGACTACGACGGCACCGGCACCTTCGCCGTCGTCCGGGGCTACGACCTCGGGCACCGCCTGCTGCGCCGCCGCCGGGTGACCGCCTTCCGCAGCCAGACCGCGTCCGACATCGCCAGGAAGCTGGCGGCCCAGGACGGCGTGCCCATCGGGACGATCCAGTCGACGAAGACCGTCTACGAGTTCATCAGCCAGTCCAACGTCACCGACTGGGACTTCCTCGCGCGGCTCGCCGACGAGAACGAGATGGTGATGTCCATCGACGCGAAGGGCACGTTCCAGTTCGTGCGGCCCAAGCCGTCCTCGGGCGCGCCCTCGCCGAGCACCGACGGGGACAAGAGCCCCTTCGTGTTGCAGGCGGGGCACGACATCCTGCGGCTGCGGGCCGCGGTCACCGCAGCCGACCAGGTCGGCAAGGTCCAGGCGCGCGGCTGGGACGTCACGACGAAGAAGGAGCTCACCGCCCTCTCGCCCGCGGTGTCCAACCCGGGCATCACCATCGGCACCACGCCGGGCGTCGCCGCCGCGAAGTTCGGCCCGGCGCCGCTGGTGGACACGGCGACCCCGTACGACAAGCAGGCCGAGGTGAAGTTCGCCGCCGAAGCGCTCGCCGACGACATCACGTCCTCGTTCGCCGAGGTGGAGGTCGTCGCGCGCGGGAACCCCAAGCTGCGGCCGGGCGTTCCGGTGGCCCTGGCCGACGTGGGCAAGCCCTTCGAGGGCAAGTACACCGTCACGTCGGTGCGCCACGTCTTCGGCGACGGCAAGCACTACGAGACCTGGGTGACGGTCAGCGGACGCCAGTGGCGCTCGCTGTACGGCCTCACCTCCGGCGGCTCGGAGACCGCGCCGCGACTGCCCAGCGTGGCCAACGCCCTGGTCACCGACGTCAACGACCCGCTCAAACAGGGGCGCGTCAAGCTGCGCTTCCCCTGGCTGGACGACACGTACGTCAGCGACTGGACGCGCACCGTGCAGATGGGCGGCCTCGCCGGCGGCGGGATCTTCCCGCTCGACGTCAACGACGAGGTGCTCGTCGGGTTCGACCGGGGCGCTCTGGATCACCCGTTCGTGATCGGCGGGCTCTACAACGGCAAGGACGTGCCGACCCCCGTCAGGGACGTGCCGCTGCACGACGCCTCGCGGAAGACGGCGGCCCGGCACACCGTCTCCGACCGGGACGGCAACCGCATGGACCTGCTCAGCCAGAAGACCGGTACGCGCAAACAGGGCGTCCGGCTCGCCTCCGGGGACCAGCAGTTGATCATCCAGCTGGACCGGACCAACACCGAGATCATCGTGGACAGCAAGGGCTCCGTGACGATCAAGGGCAGCCGGTCGGTGTCGGTGGAAGCGGGTACCGACCTGACGCTCAGCGCCCGGCGTGCCCTGACCATCAAGAGCGGCGGTCCGCTCAGCATCAGCGGCAGCGGCGCGGTCAACGTCAGGGCCGCGGGCGAACTGGGGCTGAACGCGGTCGGCGCCCTGAGCATGAACGCCGTGGGCGCCGCGATGCTCACCGGTGGGGGAACCGTGCAGATCACCTCCGCCGTCAATACCACGATCAAGGCCCCCACCACGCTGGTCACGTCTCCCGCGTTCCTGGCCAACGGAATCCCGGTGATATGA
- a CDS encoding CIS tube protein, with protein sequence MATKGSKGAGKSLVRANLAIHEPPVGDSTSPGGIMETFAFDFNPAQLSLSRRAQWKATPAQIERTGAKPEFMGVEAMQMGLEVFLDSSGEPTGNTVLKKVESLLECCEVTLKSIGTKQPSPPWVVFQWGSFSTARFTAYISSVDVSYTVFGTTGVPIRATCRLQLHEIPSKTRGQNPTSGALTAQRVHRVVAGDSLQSLAWREYGNAAAWRSIARANGIDDPRNLPSGTELVMPSAEEVSG encoded by the coding sequence GTGGCCACCAAGGGCAGCAAGGGCGCGGGCAAGAGCCTCGTACGCGCCAATCTGGCGATCCACGAACCTCCGGTGGGCGACAGCACGTCACCCGGCGGGATCATGGAGACGTTCGCCTTCGACTTCAACCCGGCGCAGCTGTCGCTGAGTCGCCGCGCGCAGTGGAAGGCGACTCCGGCGCAGATCGAACGCACCGGCGCGAAGCCGGAGTTCATGGGCGTCGAGGCGATGCAGATGGGGCTGGAGGTCTTCCTCGACTCCTCCGGCGAACCGACCGGCAACACCGTGCTGAAGAAGGTGGAGTCGCTCCTCGAATGCTGCGAGGTGACCCTGAAGAGCATCGGGACCAAGCAGCCTTCGCCGCCCTGGGTCGTCTTCCAGTGGGGGTCGTTCTCGACGGCGCGGTTCACCGCCTACATCAGCTCCGTCGACGTGTCGTACACGGTCTTCGGCACCACGGGCGTCCCCATCCGGGCCACCTGCCGACTGCAGTTGCACGAGATCCCCAGCAAGACGCGTGGCCAGAACCCGACGTCCGGCGCGCTCACCGCGCAGCGCGTCCACCGGGTCGTGGCGGGCGACTCGTTGCAGTCGCTGGCCTGGCGGGAGTACGGCAACGCGGCCGCCTGGCGGTCGATCGCCCGCGCCAACGGCATCGACGATCCCCGGAACCTGCCGTCCGGTACCGAACTGGTCATGCCGTCCGCCGAGGAGGTGAGCGGCTGA
- a CDS encoding phage tail protein, with the protein MPSSQDPGSTIWFSLSIDGESLGYFNGCEGLASEVEVEHHQEGGNNGFVWALPTRVTFSTIRLTRPLTPDTAKVAKWISSVQTGIKRPTAQIAALRADGSEVASWGLIDVLPVRWTGPTLDPGSPAVATEVLEIAHHGFTG; encoded by the coding sequence ATGCCCTCCAGCCAAGACCCGGGCTCAACCATCTGGTTCTCCCTCAGCATCGACGGCGAAAGCCTCGGCTATTTCAACGGGTGCGAGGGGCTGGCGTCCGAGGTGGAGGTCGAGCACCACCAGGAGGGCGGCAACAACGGCTTCGTGTGGGCGCTGCCGACCAGAGTCACCTTCTCCACGATCCGGCTGACCCGGCCGCTCACCCCGGACACCGCGAAGGTCGCCAAGTGGATCTCGTCCGTGCAGACCGGGATCAAGCGGCCCACCGCGCAGATCGCGGCGCTGCGCGCGGACGGTTCGGAGGTCGCCAGCTGGGGTCTCATCGACGTGCTGCCGGTGCGCTGGACCGGTCCCACCCTCGACCCGGGCAGCCCGGCGGTGGCGACCGAGGTACTGGAGATCGCCCACCACGGATTCACGGGCTGA
- a CDS encoding DUF6760 family protein: MTYANDRLHEEIAYVAYHFHWSLEQILDLEHQDRRRYTEQIASFVTRAGAEG, from the coding sequence GTGACGTACGCGAACGACCGGTTGCACGAGGAGATCGCGTACGTCGCCTACCACTTCCACTGGAGCCTGGAGCAGATCCTGGACCTGGAACACCAGGACCGTCGTCGATACACCGAGCAGATCGCGTCCTTCGTGACGCGTGCCGGCGCGGAGGGCTGA
- a CDS encoding phage tail protein, which produces MSLQPGDALTSHNFGLQIDGVMVEYLAEVSGMSIEQDVITYQQNTPNGQNVVKNMPGVKKNGTCTVIRGMTQSASFTQWINESIAGQMTTARKNASIIMMDFQNNPVKRYHLRNAWCSKIDASTVKAGEASALTETVTIVFEELVIE; this is translated from the coding sequence ATGAGTCTCCAGCCGGGTGACGCCCTTACCTCACACAATTTCGGCCTGCAGATCGACGGTGTCATGGTCGAGTACCTCGCCGAGGTCAGTGGCATGAGCATCGAGCAGGACGTCATCACCTACCAGCAGAACACCCCGAACGGCCAGAACGTGGTCAAGAACATGCCGGGTGTGAAGAAGAACGGGACCTGCACGGTCATCCGCGGTATGACGCAGTCGGCTTCGTTCACCCAGTGGATCAACGAGTCGATCGCCGGCCAGATGACCACGGCCCGCAAGAACGCCTCCATCATCATGATGGACTTCCAGAACAACCCGGTGAAGCGCTACCACCTGCGCAACGCCTGGTGCAGCAAGATCGACGCGAGCACGGTGAAGGCGGGCGAGGCTTCCGCGCTCACCGAGACGGTGACCATCGTGTTCGAAGAACTGGTCATCGAGTAA
- a CDS encoding phage tail sheath subtilisin-like domain-containing protein, which produces MPSYLSPGVYVEEVASGSRPIEGVGTSVAAFVGLAPSGPLNEPTLVTNWSQYVAAFGEFTDGYYLAHSVYGFFNNGGSAAYVVRVGGSVEGAPADGAAAPGRAAVKGSAAPAALEAGEFRPLGGFSVAAIAPGTNGALSVEVTLPEDDGPADRFKLTVKDGDKAVETFDVSAKKGGRTYVVTQVKERSKLITVAEAAPAGQLVRPDAQTVALVAPAPAAPDAPAEGSYPGPARYLGDSADRTGFGGLEAIDEISMVAVPDLMAAYQRGAIDLEAVKAVQLGMIAHCELMGDRVAVIDPPPGLNARQVRVWRQETAGYDSKYAALYYPWIKSFDPSAGQSVLIPPSGHVAGIWARNDAERGVHKAPANEVVRGAVDLETQITRGEQDLLNPIGVNCIRAFPGRGIRVWGARTVSSDPAWRYLNIRRYFNYLEESILLGTQWVVFEPNDHALWARIRRNISAFLVNEWRSGALFGQRPEEAFYVKCDEETNPPESVDVGRVVCEIGIAPVKPAEFVIFRLAQFSSGSGELEE; this is translated from the coding sequence ATGCCGTCCTATCTGTCGCCCGGCGTCTACGTCGAGGAGGTGGCCAGCGGCTCGCGTCCCATCGAGGGAGTGGGCACGTCGGTCGCCGCCTTCGTGGGGCTCGCGCCGAGCGGTCCGCTGAACGAGCCGACCCTGGTCACCAACTGGAGCCAGTACGTGGCCGCGTTCGGTGAGTTCACCGACGGGTACTACCTGGCCCACTCCGTCTACGGCTTCTTCAACAACGGTGGCTCCGCGGCCTACGTGGTGCGCGTGGGCGGCTCCGTCGAGGGCGCCCCCGCCGACGGTGCGGCCGCCCCCGGCCGTGCCGCCGTGAAGGGCTCCGCCGCCCCGGCCGCGCTGGAGGCCGGAGAGTTCCGGCCGCTCGGCGGGTTCTCGGTCGCGGCCATCGCCCCCGGCACCAACGGCGCGCTCAGCGTCGAGGTGACGCTGCCGGAGGACGACGGACCGGCCGACCGGTTCAAGCTGACGGTCAAGGACGGCGACAAGGCCGTCGAGACCTTCGACGTGTCCGCCAAGAAGGGCGGCCGTACCTACGTCGTCACGCAGGTGAAGGAGCGCTCCAAGCTCATCACCGTCGCCGAGGCCGCGCCCGCCGGACAGCTGGTCCGGCCGGACGCCCAGACGGTGGCACTCGTGGCTCCCGCGCCGGCCGCCCCCGACGCGCCGGCCGAGGGGTCCTACCCCGGCCCGGCCCGCTACCTGGGCGACTCCGCGGACCGCACCGGGTTCGGTGGCCTGGAGGCCATCGACGAGATCTCCATGGTCGCGGTGCCCGACCTGATGGCCGCCTACCAGCGCGGCGCGATCGACCTGGAGGCCGTCAAGGCGGTCCAGTTGGGCATGATCGCGCACTGTGAACTCATGGGCGACCGTGTCGCGGTCATCGACCCGCCGCCGGGACTGAATGCCCGTCAGGTCCGGGTGTGGCGCCAGGAGACGGCCGGTTACGACTCCAAGTACGCGGCTCTGTACTACCCGTGGATCAAGTCCTTCGACCCGTCCGCCGGGCAGTCGGTGCTGATCCCGCCGAGCGGCCACGTCGCCGGCATCTGGGCCCGCAACGACGCCGAGCGCGGTGTGCACAAGGCGCCCGCCAACGAGGTCGTGCGCGGCGCGGTGGACCTGGAGACCCAGATCACCCGCGGCGAGCAGGACCTGCTCAACCCGATCGGCGTCAACTGCATCCGCGCCTTCCCCGGCCGCGGCATCCGCGTCTGGGGAGCCCGTACGGTCTCCTCGGACCCGGCCTGGCGCTACCTGAACATCCGCCGGTACTTCAACTACCTGGAGGAGTCCATCCTCCTCGGTACCCAGTGGGTGGTGTTCGAGCCGAACGACCACGCCCTGTGGGCGCGTATCCGGCGCAACATCTCGGCGTTCCTGGTCAACGAGTGGCGCAGTGGCGCCCTCTTCGGCCAGCGCCCCGAGGAGGCCTTCTACGTCAAGTGCGACGAGGAGACCAACCCGCCGGAGTCGGTCGACGTCGGCCGGGTGGTGTGCGAGATCGGCATCGCGCCGGTCAAGCCCGCCGAGTTCGTGATCTTCCGACTGGCTCAGTTCTCCAGCGGCAGCGGAGAGCTGGAGGAGTAG
- a CDS encoding LamG domain-containing protein, producing the protein MSLWTSLEPASATVDPGSATTVRLRLRNTGDVVDEYRFEAVGDIAPWTTVEPPTLRLFPGTTGTVELKFAPPRTPDATAGPNPYAIRITPTEHPEATTVPEGNLTITPFTELRAELVPPTVKGRFRGRPRLAVDNLGNTKLTASLSGTDNGDQLTYDLRPSNIQIEPGHAAFITTTLKPRTIIWFGGKEQRPYTLTVQRSGTTPLPIDGTFAQKGFLPRWLATFLGVLLALTITFIALWFGHKPAVATGTHEKLVEAGATLAPTPTPQATLAPPPATTAPTTPAQPTEATDSDNGSGGSGGGDSGPKRPEVPDPIGQWLIRPGALGKDETGAHPLNVTDVTGTDGHGGAGAFNGSSSQMISTSSVVPTGPGSSFTVSAWVYLNSTADFSTAVSQSGQHNSAFYLQFSPGEKRWSFARTRSDGGTYAATGYRALSLAPSVLHTWTHLVGVYDGVTGNQTLYVDGAPQGSVQDPYPFTTTGAFIIGRARYADANADQFDGRINEVAVWDQALTREQIGEIG; encoded by the coding sequence GTGAGCCTTTGGACCTCCCTGGAACCCGCGTCGGCCACGGTCGATCCCGGCAGCGCCACCACCGTGCGCCTGCGCCTGCGCAACACCGGCGACGTAGTGGACGAGTACCGCTTCGAAGCGGTCGGCGACATCGCCCCCTGGACCACCGTCGAACCACCCACCCTGCGCCTCTTCCCCGGAACCACCGGCACGGTCGAGCTGAAGTTCGCACCCCCACGCACCCCCGACGCCACCGCCGGACCCAACCCCTACGCCATCCGCATCACCCCCACCGAACACCCCGAAGCAACCACCGTCCCCGAGGGCAACCTCACCATCACCCCCTTCACCGAACTCCGCGCCGAACTCGTACCCCCCACCGTCAAAGGCCGATTCCGCGGACGCCCCCGCCTCGCCGTCGACAACCTCGGCAACACCAAACTCACCGCCTCACTCAGCGGCACCGACAACGGCGACCAACTCACCTACGACCTCAGACCCAGCAACATCCAGATAGAACCCGGCCACGCCGCCTTCATCACCACCACCCTCAAACCCCGCACCATCATCTGGTTCGGCGGCAAAGAACAACGCCCCTACACCCTCACCGTCCAACGCTCCGGAACCACACCCCTCCCCATCGACGGAACCTTCGCCCAAAAAGGCTTCCTCCCCCGCTGGCTCGCCACCTTCCTCGGCGTCCTCCTCGCCCTCACCATCACCTTCATCGCCCTCTGGTTCGGCCACAAACCCGCCGTCGCCACCGGCACCCACGAAAAACTCGTCGAAGCCGGCGCCACCCTCGCACCCACCCCCACCCCCCAAGCCACCCTCGCCCCACCCCCCGCCACCACCGCACCCACCACACCCGCCCAACCCACCGAGGCAACCGACTCCGACAACGGATCCGGCGGATCCGGCGGCGGGGATTCCGGTCCGAAGCGCCCCGAAGTACCTGATCCGATCGGTCAGTGGCTGATCAGGCCCGGCGCGCTGGGCAAGGACGAAACCGGTGCTCACCCGCTCAACGTGACCGACGTGACCGGCACCGATGGGCACGGCGGCGCCGGCGCCTTCAACGGTTCGAGCAGCCAGATGATCTCGACGAGCTCGGTGGTGCCCACGGGGCCCGGCAGCAGCTTCACGGTCTCGGCGTGGGTGTACCTGAACAGCACCGCGGACTTCTCCACCGCGGTCAGCCAGAGCGGGCAGCACAACAGCGCCTTCTATCTCCAGTTCTCCCCGGGGGAGAAGCGCTGGTCGTTCGCCCGGACACGCTCGGACGGTGGTACGTACGCCGCCACGGGCTACCGCGCCCTCTCCCTGGCCCCGTCGGTCCTGCACACCTGGACCCACCTGGTCGGCGTCTACGACGGGGTCACCGGCAACCAGACGCTCTACGTCGACGGCGCACCCCAGGGCTCCGTGCAGGACCCCTACCCGTTCACGACGACCGGCGCCTTCATCATCGGCCGGGCCAGATACGCCGATGCCAACGCCGACCAGTTCGACGGCAGGATCAACGAGGTCGCGGTCTGGGACCAGGCGCTCACCCGCGAGCAGATCGGGGAGATCGGCTGA
- a CDS encoding ATP-binding protein, whose amino-acid sequence MTPRVQRPHATGDPVHAEPLLARLAELRERVALLVDHRSADDPTASDPVRGLYIPEAAVRHLLRPQEPARLDAAGPADSYDDRLTDLAVRLGLTGLDVLILLAALAPDLDRSFEQLYGYLNDDVGRRRATVALALDLCGIPVHLASARARLHPAAPLCALGLLVVEETERPFLSRSLCVPDRVVAHLLGDDSPDAALAGHLHALDAGAGADDGHGTRDEHGANGAHEPFPDDGPGGFTHRLAARIAAGPPVTAYVRERREGDGLSSVAAALRAAGRRALRFTGPESSVPGLLREARLTGHAVVVQGLADKPESLIRQLAEAADVTALITGPRPYDPQWCDTDPLVLEAPQRGAGAVGAWSAALGDEPGFDLAATVAPYHLAGEHIVRAARAARGLATFEGVPLAPAHVRLAARQQSASGLEQHARRIRPDVDWRDLVLPPGPLTQLRELALRARHRDRVLGEWRLSAGGGRGRGVLGLFAGASGTGKTLAAEVVAAELGLDLYTVQLSSVVDKYVGETEKNLERIFTEADRTDAVLLFDEADAVFGKRSEVKDAHDRYANMESSYLLQRLESFDGIALLTTNLRANIDEAFTRRLDLVVDFPFPDVDQRLALWRHSLSHVPCEDDIDAKQVAVVFELAGGSIRSAVMTAAYLAAGRDATVTAADLLEGARREYRKAGRLVPGEGTW is encoded by the coding sequence ATGACCCCACGAGTCCAGCGACCCCACGCGACGGGCGATCCCGTCCACGCCGAGCCGCTCCTCGCCCGCCTCGCCGAACTGCGGGAGCGCGTGGCGCTGCTGGTCGACCACCGCTCCGCCGACGACCCCACCGCGTCCGACCCGGTGCGCGGCCTGTACATCCCGGAGGCGGCGGTACGGCACCTGCTGCGCCCCCAGGAGCCCGCACGGCTCGACGCCGCCGGCCCGGCCGACTCGTACGACGACCGTCTGACCGACCTCGCCGTCCGGCTCGGCCTGACCGGACTCGACGTCCTCATCCTGCTCGCCGCGCTCGCCCCCGACCTGGACCGGAGCTTCGAGCAGCTGTACGGCTACCTCAACGACGACGTCGGCCGCCGCCGGGCCACCGTCGCGCTCGCTCTCGACCTGTGCGGCATCCCCGTGCACCTGGCGTCGGCGCGGGCCCGGCTGCACCCGGCCGCGCCGCTGTGCGCGCTGGGGCTCCTCGTCGTGGAGGAGACCGAACGCCCCTTCCTGAGCCGTTCGTTGTGCGTACCCGACCGGGTGGTGGCCCATCTGCTCGGCGACGACTCCCCGGACGCGGCCCTCGCCGGACACCTCCATGCGCTGGACGCGGGCGCCGGGGCGGACGACGGGCACGGAACGCGCGACGAGCACGGGGCGAACGGAGCGCACGAGCCGTTCCCGGACGACGGGCCCGGCGGCTTCACGCACCGCCTCGCCGCCAGGATCGCCGCCGGACCGCCGGTCACCGCCTACGTCCGCGAGCGGCGTGAGGGCGACGGCCTGTCCTCCGTCGCCGCCGCCCTGCGCGCCGCGGGCCGCCGGGCCCTGCGCTTCACCGGGCCCGAGAGCAGCGTGCCGGGCCTGCTGCGCGAGGCCCGGCTGACCGGCCACGCGGTGGTCGTCCAGGGCCTTGCGGACAAACCGGAATCCCTGATACGGCAGTTGGCCGAGGCCGCGGACGTCACCGCGCTGATCACCGGACCGCGCCCGTACGACCCCCAGTGGTGCGACACGGACCCGCTCGTCCTGGAGGCGCCACAGCGCGGCGCCGGCGCGGTCGGCGCCTGGTCGGCGGCGCTCGGCGACGAGCCCGGCTTCGACCTGGCCGCGACCGTCGCCCCGTACCACCTCGCCGGTGAGCACATCGTCCGTGCCGCCCGCGCCGCCCGGGGCCTCGCCACCTTCGAGGGGGTCCCGCTGGCCCCCGCCCACGTGAGGCTCGCCGCACGCCAGCAGTCCGCCTCCGGCCTCGAACAGCACGCCCGCCGCATCCGCCCCGACGTCGACTGGCGGGATCTGGTACTGCCCCCCGGCCCGCTCACCCAACTGCGCGAACTCGCCCTGCGCGCCCGGCACCGCGACCGGGTCCTCGGCGAGTGGCGGCTGAGCGCGGGCGGCGGCCGGGGCCGGGGCGTCCTCGGACTGTTCGCGGGCGCCTCGGGCACCGGCAAGACCCTGGCGGCGGAGGTCGTCGCGGCCGAACTCGGCCTCGACCTCTACACGGTCCAGCTGTCGTCCGTGGTCGACAAGTACGTCGGCGAGACCGAGAAGAACCTCGAACGCATCTTCACCGAGGCGGACCGCACCGACGCCGTGCTCCTCTTCGACGAGGCCGACGCCGTCTTCGGCAAGCGCTCCGAGGTGAAGGACGCCCACGACCGGTACGCCAACATGGAGAGCTCCTACCTCCTCCAGCGCCTGGAGTCCTTCGACGGCATCGCGCTGCTCACCACCAACCTGCGCGCCAACATCGACGAGGCGTTCACCCGGCGCCTGGACCTGGTCGTGGACTTCCCGTTCCCCGACGTCGACCAGCGCCTCGCCCTGTGGCGGCACAGCCTGTCCCACGTGCCCTGCGAGGACGACATCGACGCGAAGCAGGTCGCGGTGGTCTTCGAGCTGGCGGGCGGTTCGATCCGCAGCGCCGTGATGACCGCCGCCTACCTCGCGGCAGGCCGGGACGCCACGGTGACCGCCGCCGACCTGCTGGAGGGCGCCCGGCGCGAGTACCGCAAGGCCGGGCGCCTGGTGCCGGGCGAGGGGACCTGGTAG
- a CDS encoding DUF4255 domain-containing protein encodes MIHEVDEVLKNLLSAGALSGSGIDIAFDAPTRDWAARRNAPTINAYLYDIREDVNRRQRGQAPVFDERDVVVKRRQPPRWFRLSYLVTAWTKQPQDEHRLLSAALATLIPRELIAPSELPGSLGELGMTVPLSVAGIQTEARSLAEIWSALGGELKPSLDLVITAPFPAYPEYDAGPPVTEGAAVRVGSLDGTMGGAPAEAPERAHRERQVAAVREARKTARRNRTTGGRT; translated from the coding sequence GTGATCCACGAAGTGGACGAGGTCCTCAAGAACCTGCTCAGCGCAGGGGCGTTGAGCGGGTCGGGCATCGACATCGCCTTCGACGCACCGACCCGGGACTGGGCCGCCCGCCGCAACGCGCCCACCATCAACGCCTATCTGTACGACATCCGCGAGGACGTCAACCGCCGCCAGCGGGGACAGGCCCCCGTGTTCGACGAGCGCGACGTCGTCGTCAAGCGTCGCCAACCGCCGCGCTGGTTCCGGCTTTCGTACCTGGTGACCGCCTGGACCAAGCAGCCACAGGACGAACACCGTCTGCTCTCCGCCGCGTTGGCCACGCTCATTCCGCGCGAACTCATCGCGCCGTCCGAACTGCCGGGCTCCCTCGGCGAACTGGGCATGACCGTGCCGCTGTCGGTGGCGGGAATCCAGACAGAGGCCCGCTCGCTCGCGGAGATCTGGTCGGCGCTCGGCGGCGAACTCAAGCCCTCTCTCGACCTGGTGATCACCGCACCCTTCCCGGCCTACCCCGAGTACGACGCCGGGCCGCCCGTCACCGAGGGCGCCGCCGTCCGCGTGGGCTCTCTGGACGGCACCATGGGTGGCGCCCCCGCCGAAGCGCCGGAACGCGCCCACCGGGAACGTCAGGTGGCGGCCGTCCGCGAGGCCAGGAAGACGGCCCGGCGCAACCGGACCACGGGCGGGCGGACATGA
- a CDS encoding helix-turn-helix transcriptional regulator encodes MLSATRTTQPGPAESADRIRVVVHARDPISIEGVHSQLRRYPEIDLRDESESGPGTVLLLVEDSLDEAVLTRLRRLARGEGARAALVVGALREAELLDVIECGVGAIVWRHEATAGRLVQAIRAADRGEGDLPSDLLGRLITQVGTLHRHAAGRPGLPASGLTPREVDVLRLVAEGFDTGEIAKKLSYSERTVKNVLHGLTTRLHLRNRAHAVAQALREGYI; translated from the coding sequence TTGCTGAGCGCCACGCGCACCACACAGCCCGGCCCGGCCGAGTCCGCGGACCGGATACGGGTCGTGGTGCACGCCAGGGACCCGATCTCGATCGAGGGAGTGCACAGCCAGCTGCGCCGGTACCCGGAGATCGACCTCCGGGACGAGAGCGAATCCGGCCCCGGCACCGTCCTGTTGCTCGTCGAGGACTCCCTCGACGAGGCGGTGCTCACCCGGCTGCGCCGACTGGCACGCGGTGAGGGCGCGCGGGCGGCGCTCGTCGTGGGCGCGCTGCGGGAGGCCGAACTGCTCGACGTGATCGAGTGCGGCGTCGGCGCCATCGTGTGGCGCCACGAGGCCACCGCCGGGCGGCTCGTGCAGGCGATCCGCGCGGCGGACCGCGGCGAGGGCGACCTGCCGTCGGACCTGCTCGGACGACTCATCACCCAGGTGGGTACGCTGCACCGCCACGCGGCCGGCCGGCCCGGCCTCCCCGCCTCGGGGCTGACACCGCGTGAGGTCGACGTGCTGAGGCTGGTGGCCGAGGGGTTCGACACCGGAGAGATCGCCAAGAAGCTGTCCTACTCCGAACGCACGGTCAAGAACGTCCTGCACGGGTTGACCACCCGACTGCACCTCCGCAACCGGGCGCACGCCGTGGCTCAGGCCTTGAGGGAAGGCTACATCTGA